From the genome of Rhinoderma darwinii isolate aRhiDar2 chromosome 1, aRhiDar2.hap1, whole genome shotgun sequence:
tttattataatggcataaaagatgcaatcagccgacaaacgagcgTTTGTTCTTTTTTCGACTGATCACTGCCAtgattacatgggccaatgatcaggaacaagcgttcatacGAACGCTTCTTTGCCCGATCGTCGGCCTATTTATAAAGGtctttacaaagagcatctcttgctctAGTAGACCTGTCCTACATAAAACAGAtaaaccatttatttgaatgggcactgtgtaatgtttaattttccctgtggtggcgctgcagggaaatttaactcttactgccaggtttccccacagataacagctgatcgctgtgggtcccCACTTTGTGACCAGCTTAATCTCAAGGGATCTTCCTAGAAATTAGAGACTGTCCAAAGCGAAGAACTCTTGCAAGGACACATCTATTTTGGGCCTTGAGAACACAatgatttttgtgtttttgtttttctcatcACGGAGTTCTGAGagtcctaacttttttttaatttttccttaaatttagctgtataagggcttgttttttacaggaCCAGTTTGTATTTTTTAGGATCACAATTTTAGTGTACATAGGAAaactaaaaattttttttgtagaagaatggaaaaaaatcagcaattccgccattttatttttgggttccattttttttttttatggtgtctacggtgcagtataaatgacatgttaactttattctgcgggtcgttacaattgcaGCAATTTCTTTTtagatttttgaacattttttatgtaacttttttgatcgcttacataatatattgcaatacttatgtattgcagtgtgctatgcctgtctgtgtaaaactgcCTCTAGTAGAGCCTAAAAGGCATACACACGTGACAGACCCAGGTGCCTTTTTTAAGCCTCTGGTTACCATGGCAATCCCACACTGATGGAGTAACTGAGGGAGTTACGCCCTCTCTCTTATTacatagatgctgtggtcgctattgaccatggcatatgagggcttaatcagCTGGGATTGGAATTCTTTCTGATCCTGGCTTTTGCAGCAGTGTCGGGTGTAAAATACAGCTGATGCCCACTGCGGAAGGTGTGGGAACAActcctgagcctgcaccatccctGCCTGGCGCGAAATACATGGTGCCAGTGCTGTAAACGTATGGCACATGTCAAGGGTTTAAAGGgtgtctttttattttatttctttataatccttttatagtacagtatattctcatgaaattatttatttaactGATGTCATACTTTTTTAAGTTCCCGTTGAGCTGTTTTTAAAGGTATTCTCCAGGACTTTtggattgatggcctatccttaagacGGGTATTAGATCGGTTGGGGTCCCGCTCCCGGCATCCCCACTGATAAGCTGACTGAAGAGGCTGTGGCGATGAATGCCGTGACCTCTTCACAGTTTTCCAGGCACAGTGCCGTAGACTTCTGTAGCGACTGTCTTGGATTGCAGTTCTGGTCCTGTTTTGAGTGaatgaaaaaaaagcaacaattcCATACACGGCCGCTACGGAAGTATATGTCTagggataggcaatcaatataaaagtcccagACGACCCCTTTTTAAAGTTCTTTTTACTTAGAAACAAATTAGTATTAATGGTGTTTCAAGtctctgaatgagtctaaaggctggAGCTTCATTGAGAGCTTTAACCAATCACAGTGACTGCTGAATGGGAGGTCACACAACAGGCAAATCAGCTGTCAGCTTGTAGAGGAAGCTGCTAAATAGTGTTCCTAAAAGAGCAGTACCCCTAATGAATATTTATTACCAGCCACTTTGATTTAGATAAAATTCAGTAGCATCACACCTTGAGTTTTATATAAAGGCAATAACTGTCTTGTATTACAGAGTATATATTATAGAATTCTAACGTGATTTGTGTAATAACATAAAAATAAGGTACACTACAAGTCCAAGCcgcttttttaaaaagtaaaattcaAAACCTCATAACAGCCAAATTATTTTAAGGATGTTTCATACATTCCTACAATAACGAATGAAGCCTTTAGTTTGTTATAAGCTTTACTGCAGTCTCTATTTACATGATTTCTGTTGACTATTGAAGTTTTaccatttttctaatttttaagcTGCAAATCTAAGTAGGGCTGTGTACTATATACACTATCATTGTGGCATAGTCAACCATACAGTGATTGTTTGTGTACAAGTTCATGTCGTCTTTGTGAAAATTCCCAGTTTAATTTCATCAATTTTCTATTTTAGTTGCTAAGGAAAGCCGTGACTCCTCACTCTTCAGCAACGGTCGTGTTTTATCTGCTGATTTGAAGGAAGATCGCAGAACGTTGCATGCTAATGATAGTTCGCTTGTGTTTACTGAAGCTGAGCAAAATGCTATTTCCCCTTTTCCAATGACAGAGCATGTACTTAGATGTCAGACTTTAAataataccactgactacaggaaaAGCAGGCGAACCTTTGTCAAGCATGCTTCAGTGGAGCACCCGCACCACTCCCCCCAAAACGCTGTTTCATTTGTGAATATTGACTCTTTCGAGCCAGACAGCAGTGAAGGGGAGGAAAGTATTGGCCTAAATGATGAATTTGTGAAtcaggaaactggaaaacacagaAAAACTGTAAACTGCATGCTCCCAGAGTTCCAAAGAGAACTTTATAGTGAAATGTCAGGCATTTCTAGCCCAAATCATAAATGTCCAAAAGACAGTTTATCTCAGGTAAAGTCTGCTTCCTTAGCCAAATATGCCAACATAGACATGTGCACAACACCATGGAGTTTGTCGGCTAGCTCTGTGTCAGAGGATGAAGCCACGGGGTTCAACAGTTTAAATATGTGTGATATCCAGCAAACTCAAGATAGGCCCGAAATAACCATTAAGAGCTGTATGGCGGATTGTAATGAAATGAATACAGGCAGCAATaaatctgacctcacaaatgaaccCGTCGTCAGACCTAAAATAAGAAAACCGAGTCCTACGAGTTCTTCCAAGAAAGACCAATTGATATCAGAACAAACTAGAAAGGAGACCAAAAGCTCTAGACGAGGAATCTGTGAAACACAAGTTAAGGTAGAAAAGAATGTCAAGGATGGAAAGACTCACAGCATTAAAGAGTCTAATACCGCAAGCTTAGAAGGTGCCTGGAAGAAAGGCGGTAATAAGGATTGTATAACTCTGCAAGAAGAGAAGGCTGTGGTGGATGATACATTCTGGGATGACTTTGAAGTCTATGGGATGAAGCTTCCTGATTGCCCAAAGGATGAAGATAGGTATGATGTATACATTTTACAATAAATTTATGGTTTATTTGTATTAATCCATGTATGCTTTAAAGTGGAGACTGAAACGTCTTGTTGTGGTAGCAAGAAGGGGGACTAAAGCTTTCCTATGATGATTACAATGTACAGGCTTCGAGAAAACTATACTGTTTAAATAAATtccacttgaatgggactgggctgcaataccagacacagcccatggataagAGTGGCGCGGTTTCTACAAAATTatgcaaacacttttttttttttaatataatctcatACAACGTTATTAATTGCATGGATGTAATGAACACGCTTTGTACTCAAGCTTTCACTCGATTATGGTCTTCTACTGCtagtaattgaaaaaaataagttagAAAGTATGTGTTTAAAAAGGTTTTCTCAAATATGTGCTTATATTCAAGAATGTCTGTCACAGATTAGAGTAGAAGAAATAGCCACTTGAATCTAGAGTCTCCCGCGTATTCGAAAGATCAGTTGTCTCCggttttgtttcttttctttttggtttTCTTTTTATGGAAGCCTTGGATGTATACTCATGTATGTGTGTAGAGTGGCATAAGTCGCCAATAGGCTCTCATTATaaagaacaaaacaaaaacctttacGTTTTTACGCAGGATGCAGCAGACTACGCTTTTCTATGGCGTCATAAAAAATTATAACGTATACTCGCCAGGCAGATgaaaaaaggacactcttttggcatccatTTGGTAAATGgtgccttaggctagattcacactaaCGTAGCAAACCTCGGACTAGAGTcttgagggatgcgtgaagcgcaaaaatatgggacgtgtcctatttttttttttaacggacccttcacacgctccattaaaacaacggcctcaTTGAATTACATAGATTCGTGTGACGGTCGTTATttttaacgtccgtcacacggacatattcaatgctcgtgtgaatcatGCCTTACAGACACGTTTGGCATATGTGGTCGGAGCTTTCCCAACACACATGCTGGAAAGAGTGTATTAAcgctatgtgaacagagccatagtTTGACAATCTTTATAGATTAAGGCTACAtttgcaatacatttttttttttttttttggtggatttTCTAATTGCAAGCTAAGTAACCATTAAAAGTGGTAGTCCCATCTGATAATGTTATGACATATttttaggatatgccataacattatgattGCTGGGAGTTTTTAGCCTTTTCTCCGGCATGGCAGTTCTTCCAGCCACAAACTGTGCAGGGAACTAAGCTCCATTCAATCGTCATGCAGGGAAATGCTGTGGAAGAGCTGCAGTTCTTAACTAGTGCGGGATCGCTTTCATTCTAAGGATTATTGTGAGTGGGATCTCCTACTGATCGGGAAGTGATAGTATATCCTAGTAAATTCCTTCATTAGTGGGAACACCCCTTTGGTAAGTTTTTGTAGTCTTTTTGGAAAGCCTCTACTGTAAGGTTGTAAGGTACTATAACGTTTCGGCTCTGTGcaatgagcctttctcaagcatgcttgagagagGCTCATTGCACAGAGCCGAAACATCGCACGAGGGCTATTGAAGCAATTTTTTCACcttgacattggagtgctgcctatcattggatgtttttatatatatatatatatatatatatatatatatatatatatttatttcacatCTAGGGACTTCCTtcaaactacagggtgggccatttatatggatacacctaaataaaatgggaatggttggtgatattaccttcctgtttgtggcacattagtatatgggaggggggaaacttttcaagctgggtgttgaccatggcggccattttgaagtcggccagtttgtttccaactttagttttttcaatgggaagagggtcatttgACACATCAattttatcgagaatttcacaagaaaaacaatggtgttcttggttttaacgttactttattctttcatgagttatttacaagtttctgaccacttataaaatgtgttcaaagtgctgcccattgtgttggattgtcaatgcaaccctcttctcccactcttcacacactgatagcaacaccgcagaagaaatgctagcacaggcttccagtagccgtagtttcagttgctgcacatctcgtattttCACAGCAtatacaattgccttcagatgaccccaaagataaaagtctaagggggtcagatcgggaggcatttcttctgcggtgttgctatcagtgtgtgaagagtgggagaagagggttgcattgacaatcccacacaatgggcagcactttgaacacattttataagtggtcaaaaacttgtgaataactcatgaaagaataaagtaacgttaaaaccaagcacaccattgtttttcttgtgaaattctcgataagtttgatgtgtcacatgaccctcttcccattgaaaaaactaaagttggatacaaaatggccgacgtcaaaatggcca
Proteins encoded in this window:
- the PJA2 gene encoding E3 ubiquitin-protein ligase Praja-2 isoform X2: MTEHVLRCQTLNNTTDYRKSRRTFVKHASVEHPHHSPQNAVSFVNIDSFEPDSSEGEESIGLNDEFVNQETGKHRKTVNCMLPEFQRELYSEMSGISSPNHKCPKDSLSQVKSASLAKYANIDMCTTPWSLSASSVSEDEATGFNSLNMCDIQQTQDRPEITIKSCMADCNEMNTGSNKSDLTNEPVVRPKIRKPSPTSSSKKDQLISEQTRKETKSSRRGICETQVKVEKNVKDGKTHSIKESNTASLEGAWKKGGNKDCITLQEEKAVVDDTFWDDFEVYGMKLPDCPKDEDSSYCSDGEWSTCLPSYFSRDKEPSSSDESWETLPGKEEHEVQSNSSSLEDENSEFCFQVEEQNSLEDGEIPWIQYREDIESSTDEENEIGPHYLPPGFFILDGNNNLEDDSSMSEDLDVEWRLLDDFGDGIGVAQAMSYMDSQFLTYMALEERLAQAMETALAHLESLAVDVEQAHPPATKESIECLPQIIVTDEQNLEGQEQCCAICCSEYMKDEILTELPCHHLFHKPCVTLWLQKSGTCPVCRHVLTSLLPEASAATSFLSEHDSPPSIHNAAGTR